The Pongo abelii isolate AG06213 chromosome 19, NHGRI_mPonAbe1-v2.0_pri, whole genome shotgun sequence genome includes the window GAAATGATTGTATTTAAAAGATGTCAAAGAGTTCCTCCTGTCCCCTATAaccacaaggaaataaaaaaaatatataaaaacctcAAAAATGCATTGCCATGATTTTATTATTAGTGTCCAAAATGGGACTCCCAAGTAATAAATGATTTATTCCAGTCACAGCCAAAAAAGACTTTGCCTGGCTAAAATTGTCTGTCTGTCTCTACGTATGTAATATACAAGAAATACAATTCAAAGAGATGTTCCTGTAAGTACATTTTTTACATggcatatatttaaaaaggaggccccttttaatatataaaattccgGTTCTACACCAATATGGTTAATTAGCATTTACACTATGGTTTGAACATATTCTAAATAGCATGATGCGTATACAATGTCTCCTGCGCCCATTGGCAACCAGGGTCGCGGGAAGCTTGGTGAGGAGTTAACCAGGTCCTGTGGTTTAAGCAGTGCTGCACCCGGGAGTCCTGCCCCCCTTTCTGCTcacacaattgcactccattcttcCACCTTCCTTGTTTTCTCCAAAACCACCTGATAGGGGGGATGTCCTGATTTCTGAGGTGTGCTTCTCATCATGACTGCTTCGTTTTGCCCTTCTGATTTCCACGGCACAAGATTATCTACCAAAATCAAAACAGAATGGCCTTACTCTTCTCAGGAAGAGGCTGGTAGGCAGGTGCATTATCAACAGGTCTGTGCCCATGCAGAGTGAGCAGGGAGAGGCTGGGCACTGCGGAATTTTTCTGTCTGAACTCGCTCATGGCCACAGAATGGTCACCCAGCTTATTTAGGTGTAGACAAGTATGACACAGTTCTAGAAAATACTGACtgtataaaaatgtgtgtgtgtgtgtatgtatttatatgtatatgtatatattttttaaaggctcATCTTGTAAACATGGACTGCTcaatcattattaaaaagtcagtttagactgggcgcagtggctcacgcctgtaatcccagaactttgggaggctgaggtgggtggatcactaggtcaggagtttgagatcagcctggccaacatagtgaaaccccatctctactaaaaaatacaaaaattagccgggcatggtggcgcttgcctgcaatcccagctactcgggaggctgaggcaggagaatcacttgaactggggaggtggaggctgcagtgagccgagatcgcaccactgcactccagcctgggcgatggagcaagactccatctcaaaaaaaaaaagtcagtttaggctgggcacagtggctcacacctgtaatcccagcactttaggaggctgaggtgggtgatcacctgaggtcaggagtttgagaccagcctggccaacatggtgtctctactaaaaatacaaaaattagctgggcatggtggcatgcctgaaatcgcagctacttgggaggctgaggcactagaatcacttgaacctgggaggtagaggctgcagtgagtagagatcacgcCAACACATtctagcctgagggacagagtgagactctatctcaaaaaaaaaaaaagggaaagtcaGTTTATACCCTTGGGCCTGATTTCCTGAATCTTGCTCACAAGATTGGGACTAGTCTCACAAAATACAGAGACTTGTACAGGTTGGCTTGTTCCTGAAACAAAAGTTTCTCATCCTGCTGAATGTAGCAGCTTTCTAAGGCACCAGAAATGATCAAGTCTCTTTTCCTTGACTGCTTTCAGAGCAAAAGTAAATCCCAAGGAGGCAAGCGTGATCCTACACAGGGAAGTGTCAGTATATGTTCTAAAAAGATGACTAGTGATGACCCGCGTTCTTAAGGCAGCGGCTCACAGAGCTCCTGCAGCAGACTACTCAGGCAAGCGTATGTTTGTCGCTACAAGAGAGGCGATTTTAACCAAGCTGAGACTCCAGGAGGCTTTTGTGGTCCTAGAAGTTTTTAGGGAATGTGAGTAAAGATGTGAATTCTGCACAGAGATTTGCAATAGGCATGACAATTCAGAATAAGGACACAGAGAGGAAGTTCCCCAGCATCCCTCGTTGAACATTTCTGCCAATTCAGGCATGACAGATGGGCTGTGTTGACAAAGCATCCCAGGAGCACGCATGCCTCTGGTCCTTACGTGGTGAGATGGAGAAGCCTGCCTGCTACTGAGACAGTGCCTTAGTGGGAGCACTGCCCCTCATCACCATGTACctgcaggctggagggcaggctgAGAGGTTGGTGGCTGCCACGACACAGCCCTGCACACAGGGGCTGCCCGACACTCACAAGGGTCTAACACCCGTTCTAGGGACCTTGTTCGGTGACCACTCTCACTGGCAGGAAGTATTTCTTGTGTATAAATAAGAATTCCTGATGCAATTTCAACCAACTTTCACTCATTTGGTCCTTAGGAGGGAGAAGAAACAACTGGCTCATGCCCAGCTTCCTGGCACTGAATGGGCACACAGGCCTCAGGACAAACTTTCTCACTGGTTCTTCAATTAAGCACCTCCCCTTTTCCTTTTTACCCCAAATAAATGATCTGCACAAGGTACCTTTTATACAGGTTCTTTGGCAAGGAACTACCTCCTAGATGCTAATATCCACATTACCCCAATTCTGTAACTATAAGAGGTTGCAAGGCTTACTGTGATTACAATTAAGAATCTAATAATGTTTTATAGTAGTTACAGACTTTTACCAAAATTAGTGAAACGGAACCTAGTGAGTGTCTGGATGCGGTAAACCCTGACAGCGTAGAATGGTCACATTTGTCCCCCCAGTGTCTGAGCTAGAGTGCTCTGGATCCTGGAAGCCTCAACTTCAGGTAAATAACCACCGCCTTTTGAGGGTGCAGAAAAACGCCCTTTAAGGCCAGTTGGGGCCATGAGAACCCAAAGGTAAAACAACTGGTTTATAGTTAGGCAGCATGCCAACAGCGGTTTTGAAGTTTATAATTAGTAATTTTAAGAACAACTGCTCTCCACCACTAAGATATAAACTTCACTTGCCAGCTGTGTCTTTGACAACCTGCCTGTTGAAAGCCAGAAATGTAAAAGCTCACGCTGTGATCCGCAGAGCCGATGTGGGAAATCACAAACAACAGCTCCCAGCCCTGCATGCAGGGCCCCATGGCAGCTTTGTTTTCTAAGCCAAATGTGCTCACTAGAGGGTTCCACGGATCTGCgggagaaagaagccagacctgCACTCCATCCTTTTACAATTGGAATCTCAACGGACACAAAACAACGATCAGGAGAAATTTCCATAACAAAGCCTAATGGACATTGCTTCAGCGCTCAAGTGGTGGCTCCTCTCTGGCTCTAGGAGCTGATGCTCCAAGTCTTGGCCCAAACACCACTTCCGGcaaggtgcggtggttcacacctgtaatcccagcactttgggaggccgagacgggtggatcacttgaggtcgggagtttgagaccagcgtgaccaacatggtgaaaccccatctctactaaaaatacaaaatattagttgggcgtggtggtgcacgcctgtagtcccagctactcgggaggctgaggcaggacaattgcttgaacccaggaggcagaggttgcagcgagctgagatcacaccactgcactccagcctgggtgacagagcaagactccgtctcaaaaacaaaacaaaacaaatcagtaCTTCCATCTCGAAATGATTTCAGGTTGACTATCTGGGATGTTTTGACTGAAGCTCACAAGAGCAGTCTATATGTTACTCCAGATGGGAGCTTGAAGAATCAGAAGTTAAGGAAGCCCTGGCAGGCTCTCAGGAGAGAATCTTGTCTTCAGTTGCAGGTGGTGGAAGAAGCCACGCCCAGCGCTCAGCCAGCCCCGAGGGCCCTAGCTGTGGGAACAGCCTGAGCAGGTTGCTGGGAAATCCAGCTAAAGGTGCTCGGGCAAGCTCCTGCCCTGCACCTCCTGTCCTCCACAGAGCACacaattgcttttcttttctttttgagatagagtctcactctttcacccaggctggagtgcagtggcacaatcatagctcactgcagcctcgacctcccaggctcaggtgatcctcccatctcagtgtcccgaatagctgggactacaggcacgtgccaccacacccggctaattttttcttttcttttcttttcttttttttttttttggtggagatggggttttgctgtgttgcccaggctggtctctaactcctgggctcaagcaatcctccggcctcggcctcccaaagtgctgggattacaggtgtgagccaccgcacccagccagttgtTTCTTAATGAGTGTCTGCAACTGCCGGGGAGGTGCGGGTCTGCCGGCCAGAGCTGCAGGTAAGTGAGGGTCAAGCTGGTCTGCAGAGTGCAGCAACTCAGAGTCCTGAACACACAGCGCAGCCCTCTGAAACCATCCCCTCCAGCACAAGGAAGGCAGCATTCTGCAAACGCATCCATGGGAGCCTCAGGAAAATAAGTTTTACGCAAGGCATGTATTCCTACCTTCCAGGCAGCAAAGTCAGTGCTACAGAAGCAAAGTAAGGGATCACAGGCCTCCGGCTGTAAGGAGGCCACCAAGACTCCCTGGATTAGTATTCGGTGACTCTAATGCCATCAGGGTTTAGCTCGACACCTAAAGCCTACTCTGTAGGATTCGAAGCACACAGTACAACAAATATCCTACGGCTTTCCAAATACTAGAGCAGAGGATTAGTTGTTATAGACTAGAAAACAGGGAAAGGGACTCCGCCTCTCGTATGAGGCAAAGGTTTCCTTCTAAGCACACAGACTGAGCCGCCCAGTTACGGGTTCCTAATGCTCACAGGAGGAAACTCATTCTCATCATCAAGACACACTGGTCCCGTCGCAAACTCATGTTCAGGAATAACTTCTCCTCGCAGCGCCCCGCCGTCCTCGGAATAACCTGGAAACCAAGAAAGAGACATGAAACAAGCCCTGGGGATCTGCTTTTATGCCACGACCTGGCGGGTGGCGAGCGGGGGCTCAAATAAAGGGCAAAGGAGCAAAGGGGCTGTCTGTCTTCCCCCTGGAGGGACTGTGCCTAGGACAAGTCATAATCCTCACCATCTGCCATCTTTAAGCCTGACCTGCCTTTCCACTTCAGATGCCTGAAGCATCCTacctttttgaatttttctttgttgaggtagagtctcactatgttgcccaggctggtctcgaactcctgagcttaagggatccttctgcctcaatttaacttcctaagtggctgggactacaggctctttggaaattttagtttagtttttattttttgaaatggagtctcactctgtcacccaggctgaagtgcagtggtatgatctcagctcactgcaatctctgcctctctggttcaagcaattctcctgcctcagcctcccaagtagctgggattgcaagtgtgtgccaacatgcccagctaatttttgtattttttaagtagagacggggtttcaccgtgttggctaggctggtctcaaacccctggcctccagtgatccgctggcctcagcctcccaaagtgctgggattacaagtgtgagccactgtgcccggcctcattggAATTTTTGAAGAGGCAAAGGGTTAACACTGCTTGTTAGGAAAAAGACCATATCGTGCGATGCCTTGCCAGGTTGAGGGTCCCAGGTTTAAAGGCTATTACCATGGCTTCACctgtgaggaaataaaaaattcaaggaGAGCGCTCCACCCCCAGGTAACAgtgaagggggaaggggaggtagggtgaagggagaaggggagggagggcggAGGGAGAAGCAGAGGGAGGGCACTCCACCCCCAAGTAACAgtgaagggggaaggggagggagggtgaagggagaaggggagggagggagcttgaagggagaaggggagggagggcactCCACCCCCAAGTAACAgtgaagggggaaggggagggagggtggagggagaaggggagggaggtcACTGTTGGAGATGCTCCCTTGTTGGCCCCGTGTCCACCCACCTGGCACCGTGGAGGCTGAAGATGCACTTGGTCTGGCTACGGTTGCTGCATAAGACTGAGGTAAGGAAGGTCTGAggtcattttctttattctcttctgtTGTTCCTGAGCCAAGCAAGCTACTTGTGACAATAAAGAGGgggtgaaagaaaaaagaaatcatcatATATCTAGGACACCTTCCAAAGGAAAAGCATGAGGAAGCTTGTGCTCAGCTCTgtgggttatttatttttaaggcagggtcttgctctattgcccaggctggagtgcagtggcgcaatcttggctcactgcaacttctgcctcctgggttcaagtgattctcctgcctcagcctcctgagtagctggaactacaggcacccaccacagtgcctggctaatttttgtatttttagtagagacggggtttcaccacgttggccaggctggtctcgatctcccgacctcaggtgatgcgcccgccaACTCTGTGGGTTTAAACTGTAGACCTACCCACACGCTGCTGGGCCGGGATGAGGAAGTGACCTGAAACCGCCAGGAGCAGTCACACACTGTCAAAATGGCCTCTTTCTCTTATACTGGCTAAACAAAGATTAGTCCTCTGCTCTTCCCAGTACACACAGGTGAGGACATGCTAGCAAGGAAAGCGGCCATCGGTGGGGGGACAGGGGCAGCTCTGGTGCCCTGGCCACAGCAGGAGAGCTCAGTCTGTGCCCGTTCACAGAAGGCATGaatgctttgcttttgttttcttttcttttttgagacagggtctcactctgttgcccaggctgcagtgcagtggtgtgaccacggcttactgcagtctcgaccttcctgggctcaggtgattctcccacctctgcctcccgagtagctgggactacaaggcatgtgccaccacgcctggctaatttttatattttttctttttgtaaggatggggtttcaccatgttgctcaggctagtctcaaactcctgagctcaagccatccgccctccttggcctcccaaagtattaggattataggcgtgagtcaacGTGCCTGGTAGAGCACTTTTCAATTCCATGCAAGgaacaggttttttttgttttttgtttctgtttttgttttttttgtttttttttttgagacagggtctcactctgttgcccaggctggagtgcaatggtgtgatcatggctcactgcagcctcaacctctccaggctcaggtgactctcccacctcagcctcccgagtagctgggactacaggtgtgtgccaccacacccgactaatttttgtatttgtttttggtacagatggggtttcaccatgttgcccatgctggtcttgaacgcctggactcaagccatcacccgctttggcctcccaaagtgctgggattacaggtgtgagccgccacgcctggtGGCAGGGAATATTTTTGAACACCCACTGTGAGCTCAGGCCGAAGGGGAGACCATCTTGTGTGTTATTAATCCTGGCACTTTTCCAGATGATTACCACATGCTGAGGGCGCCTGACACAGAGCCCGGTGCAGAGCACTTGCCCACTAGAGGTTTGCCACTGAGACTGCCAGTGAAGAACAAATCAACGCAAGGGCACTGAAGCTTGTCGTTGTTCTTGGTGAAGGGACAACTCTACACGACCAGCTCTCGAAAGGCTGTCTTTTGAAAAGCAGTCTCTTCACCTGTGGGTTTTGATTAAGACACACTCTCCTCCATCCTGAGGATCCAAATTGTACATATAAAGGTGTCCATTGGATGATGCAACTAGCAGCCGTGGCAACTTCTGGATCCTAAGGGCCAAGGAAAACATAAACCGTGATGACAACGAAGATGGGTGACGGATTCGCTTCCAATGACAAAGCCCCCTCACCCTAGCTGTCACCAGATTCTGCCTTTGACAAACCCTTAGCTCACTGATCTGGTCTGGGCTTCTggctattcctttgcattctggcCTTGGGATCTACTTTCaggattatttcttgtctttgaaCCCAATAGTGTGGATGAAGCACGTGAGTGTAGATGCTGCGACCCTGCGAAAAGCAATAGCTAGCGAACACATTAGCTCCCTACATGGGATGCAGTCTCCCTCTGACATGTGTCTCTGCCCTTAACCAAGACAGAAAGGGGGTAAATGGAGGATTGCCTTACTGTCTTTGCTGGTTAgttttgtgaaattttaaaaatgttcaactttTGAATAAACGCCTTTAAACTTCTTAAAACATCTGTCAGCCCCATAGGAGTCTGAACCTAGAAAACAGACCTGGAGGCTTTTTacttaattacataaaaataagaattgtttttaagacagtgtcGTTACATCCGGAAGGCTAAAATTCCCATGCCGACTTCTAGCTGCCCCCTGAGAATCCGTATTGAAGTCAGATAGGAAAAGCAGGGGTTTGATTCTGCTCACACCCTTCCTTTGGggcaagttttctttttattttttgagatggagtcttactctgtcacccagactggagtgcagtggcatgatctcggctcactgcaacctctgcctcctgggttcaagcgattctcctgcctcaacctcccgagtagctgggactacaggtgcgcaccaccacacctggctaatttttgtattttgaatagagacgggatttcaccatgttggccaggctggtctcaaactcctgacctcaggtgatccacctgccttggcctcccaaagtgctgggattacagatgtgagccaccgtgcccagcctggggcaagttttctttttttcttttcaggtttGGGGATTTTTGTGCTTTGGAAAAATACATTGATGAAAGCGTGGTCTTGTTTAGAGTGGGTGTCATTGTACATACGTTGAGAGGGTACAGATGTTCCTCTGTCCGGAGAAGTTCAAGCGTGCGGTGGCAAAAGCCCTGTCCTGATGCATCATGTCTGACACCTGGGTGGGGAGGTAGTTGGTAGCAGCCATGAACATCTTTCCCATGTAGCCACTCCAGGTCGAAGGCTCTTCTGGTCTACTAAGGAGTAATGCACAGGCAATGATGGGACTGGGCTGCAGGCCCCACATGCACCCAGGAATCTCCACACCCAAGCGTCATTAGCCACACTCCCCACAGCAGGGAGAGACTGTGCCTTAGCATAATGTTCTGCCCACTGAGAACAGTCCAGGACGTATTATTCTGGCAATAACTAAAGAGCATCAAGGGCTTGTTTGTTCTTCAGAAGAGCCATTGTAAAGCTGTTAAAAGGTTCCCAATGCTACTGCTTTCCCCTATTAAAGAAGGCTTATCTGATGACTAGTCTGATTCCTAGATTTCCAGAAGAGAGTTAGGGTAGAGAGTGAGATGGACTCGATATCCAGGTACCATTAAATAAGCTTGGGACTGTGCCGGGCTCATGGAAGAACAGACAGATCTCAACATGAAGGCCTCCTGAGCCAGACTGTGTGGGTAGCAAACCTCCGGGCAAGACACTTTGGGTGGCGTTTGATTGTAGATAACCCTGGAGTCACCCAGGTCCCCAGCATGTGTAATGATGGAGATCATGCAAAGGGACCTGGAATGTCACCTGCAGTCATGGAACTTCATCCCGAGGCCTCTGCCCGACAAAGGGAGTGACTGTTCTGTTGGTGAGAGATAATCCCCAGCTCTGCCCCACACAGAGGGTGGCACATTGAGGACCAGATCTGCCATGTGAGTTCCCCGGAGCAGGCAACTGCTGAGAGGCTGCTTATCTGCAGGATTAGGTCCTGGTGGGAAGCTCGCCCTGCAGCTCAGAGCTCCAGGAGGTATTCTTTACTATGCTACCAATGGGCTAGGGGGTCTTTGGAcaaacctctctgggccttcatGTTCTCATCTGAAAGTGACTATGCTAGGTGCACTGCTAGGGTTCTGTGATCCGAAGCATCCTGAGACATCCTTGTACTGTCTGTCCCACAgccctgtgctccaggctggggtTTACAAAGAGGTGTACGATCCAGACCCTGCATTCCAGGTTGAGAGAGCACGGAtgtatacaaagaaaaacaacGTGAGCAGTTAATATGCAGTGCTGCACAGATGGTCCAGGCAGGAGCTAGTCCAGGACCACAGAGGAAGGGAGAGGCGGATGAGGTTCCTTAACATTTCCGTGTCCAGATTTCCTCATTTGGGAAACAGGAATCATCATCACAACCTTCCTGACAGGGTTGCTGGGAGAACTAAGGAGGCTGGGGGCTGAGCATGGAGCCTGGCACGTGGCATGTACTGTTTTATGGGATGGTGTCTCTGTGGctggaggaagtgaggaggtTCTGGGGGTGGTGGCTGCTGGGCTCTGCAGCAGGTCTGACTCAGGGGGAACGGGAGGAGCTGGGACTTCATTCCCAAGGTCAAAGGGGAATAAAGGCGTCTGAGGAGGAGATGTCATGTTCAAAGGGACATTTTCAGAAGATTAATCAGCAAGATGATATAGGATGGACTGGTATTGGTTGAAAGAGACTGGAAAGTCAGACCAAATGTAAGAGTAACGGCTGGACCAGCACGAGGTGCTAAAGACACGGCTAAGGGCCCTGGCCAGTGAAGCAGGGATGAAGAGGCACGTGTGAGCCGTAACCGCCGGGGACATATGAACACCCCATGGACAGGCTGAGGGGAGGCCCATGTGAGCTGAAACTGCTGGGGACATATGAACACCCCACGGACAGGCTGAGAGGAGGCACATGTGAGCCGTAACCACCAGGGACATATGAACACCCGTGGACAGGTTGAGTGGAGAACCCAGAACACCTTGGAGGTTCTGCTCCTGGTCACCTGTGCTCACAGACAGAAACGGGAGAGCCTGGAGTGGGAAATGAATCTCTGATAATAATCCCTGGTGGAGGCGGGGCTGCAGCAGCAATTGCGATCACTCACTCGTGGAACCTTGGGGTTGAACGGCATCTTAACAGCTCAGCCGCCCTCCAGTGCTCAAACCCACGACAACAGATGATGAATTAAGGCTCCAAAAAAGATCAGGGCTTAAGAAGCTGtctgaaaagtgaaagaaaagccTAAAAAGTGGATATAATCTCCAGGGAAAGAGTAAAAAGAACCTCAGGGCAAACAATGAGCTTTGGGTTACACCGGTGCAGATTGGGGGTTGGAAAGTTCTGGAAAGATGGAGGAGCGAGAAGGGAGCAGCCCCCAGTGTTTCATACACCACCAGGGGTTGGGGGGAGACAAGGATTCTAGAGATGAGGAGACGTCAGTCCCATGGCTGTGATATGTGACATGGCTCAGGCGACCTCAGGCAGTGTGGGCTTGCTTTAATCACACATGCCTTTAAAAACAGCTTTCTCCAACTGGTGGCAGAAAAAGATGGCAGAAGGGCAAGTCAGAGAAATCTTGACACCTCCCTTTCAGCCTTGTGTCACGCTGAGAAGAAGACCCAGTCCTGCCATTCTGGGCTTCTGGCTGcagaactatgagataataaatatggctgtttgcctatagtcccagcactttgggaggctgaggcaggtggatcataaggtcaggagttcaagactagcctggccaacattgtgaaaacccatctctactaaaaatacaaaaattagctgggcgtggtggcaggcgcctgtaatcccagctactcgagaggctgaggcagagaattgcttgaaccttagaggcagaggttgcagtgagctggtgccactgcactccagtctgggcaacagagtgagactccatctcaacataagtaaataaataaatatggctgTTTGAAGCCCTTAAGTTGTGGTTATTTGTTGCTGCGGCAATGGGAAACGACAACACATACCATTGGCTACACTCTAACACAGGCTTCTGTACATGGCCAGCCCTCACTCCACTGCTGCCTCCATTGCGCTAGTGGGCATTGGTGCCCGCCTCTGTCATGTATGTGTTAGCATGTATCAGCGTGATACGGTGCCCGGTCTCTGTCATGTATGTGTTAGCATGTATCAGCATGATATGGTGCCTGGCCTCTGTTACATATGTGTTAGCATGTATCAGCATTAATAAGGTGCCTGGCCTCTGTCATGTTTGTGTTATCATGTATCTGCGTGATAAGGTGCCTGGCCTCTGTTACGTGTGTGTTAGCATGTATCCGTGTGATATGGTACTTAGCCTCtgtcatgcatgtgtgtgtatcagTGTGATAAGGTGCCCGgcctttgttacatatgtgttagCATGTATCAATGTGATAAGGTGCCCGGCCTCTGTTACGTATGTGTTAGCATGTATCAGTGTGATATGGTGCCCTGCCTCTACACCTTCCTCTTCGAAACTCCATCCCAGGGTACCAGCAACCAACTCCCCAGATACAGTAGGCTTTCTGTCCTGATCCTGCCTTTCCCTGCAGGTTGGGGTAACGTTTTCAAAGCGCTCTTTCTCTAGAATCCTTGCCCCCCACCGTGGGGTATGAAACACTGGGGGCTGCTCCTTTCTCACTCCTCCATCTTTCCAGAACTTTCCAACCCCCATTTGCACAGGTGTAACCCAAAGCTCATTCTTTGCCCTGAAGTTCTTTTTACTCTTTCCCTAGAGATTTTATCCACTTTTTagacttttcttttacttttcagcCAGCTTCTTAAGCCCTGAGAAATTGCAGGTGCTTCCCAAGCACTCAGTGGTGGTGCTGGCAgcaatgataaataaatatattgttatatttacAGCTACATCAGCTAACACTTcttagtgcttactatgtgccaggcatgatgCTAAACACTTTAGATCTGCAGACTCATTTAATCCTCGCAACAAGCCTCAGATGCATATACTATTGTTAGGTTTGTTTtgcagacgaggaaactgaaggACACAGATATAAATTATCTCCCAGGATCTCCTGGCTCCTAAGAGGCAGAGCCGGGACGTGAACTCACGTGGATGGCTCCCAGTTTTTTGCTTTTGTGCATCATGCCCCCAAAGTTTTGCTAACACACACTCCATCACTTAGGTGAAGTCCCAAGTAAAGCCAAGATCGGGtgttcagaaagaaaagagatcatTCATGCCAGTAGAAGAGCCTGGGCCTGACTCCTTTCGTTTAATGAGCATTTGGTGCTCCGTGCAGTACTTGCCTGTTGGTGACCTGTTCCAGCTTGAAGATGTGTACTGTCTCAGTGTTACTGGAGGCGCAGAGGAATTGTGAATCCATACTGAACACTAGAGAGCTGATTGTCACATACCTACAAGCACAGCAACACATGGGTCAGTGAGCAAGAGAAATAAGAGTTATGGCCTTATAACTCAGAGATCAGCTTTATAAGAAAATCAGATGTATCCTGAAGAGCCTAGGTAGCCCCAGATCCCTTAAACATTGTGGTACTCATATTTAGAAATTAACGTCAGAAAGGTTCACAAAGggtca containing:
- the WIPI1 gene encoding WD repeat domain phosphoinositide-interacting protein 1 isoform X4, yielding MNVYHFKKGTEICNYSYSSNILSIRLNRQRLLVCLEESIYIHNIKDMKLLKTLLDIPANPTGLCALSINHSNSYLAYPGSLTSGEIVLYDGNSLKTVCTIAAHEGTLAAITFNASGSKLASASEKGTVIRVFSVPDGQKLYEFRRGMKRYVTISSLVFSMDSQFLCASSNTETVHIFKLEQVTNSRPEEPSTWSGYMGKMFMAATNYLPTQVSDMMHQDRAFATARLNFSGQRNICTLSTIQKLPRLLVASSNGHLYMYNLDPQDGGECVLIKTHSLLGSGTTEENKENDLRPSLPQSYAATVARPSASSASTVPGYSEDGGALRGEVIPEHEFATGPVCLDDENEFPPIILCRGNQKGKTKQS
- the WIPI1 gene encoding WD repeat domain phosphoinositide-interacting protein 1 isoform X5 — encoded protein: MNVYHFKKGTEICNYSYSSNILSIRLNRQRLLVCLEESIYIHNIKDMKLLKTLLDIPANPTGLCALSINHSNSYLAYPGSLTSGEIVLYDGNSLKTVCTIAAHEGTLAAITFNASGSKLASASEKGTVIRVFSVPDGQKLYEFRRGMKRYVTISSLVFSMDSQFLCASSNTETVHIFKLEQVTNRPEEPSTWSGYMGKMFMAATNYLPTQVSDMMHQDRAFATARLNFSGQRNICTLSTIQKLPRLLVASSNGHLYMYNLDPQDGGECVLIKTHSLLGSGTTEENKENDLRPSLPQSYAATVARPSASSASTVPGYSEDGGALRGEVIPEHEFATGPVCLDDENEFPPIILCRGNQKGKTKQS